The genomic DNA ACGGCCGCGTCACGACGCCGACGGTGAGCGCGCCGAGCTTGCGGGCGATCGACGCGACGACAGGTGCGCCACCGGTTCCGGTGCCGCCACCCTCACCGGCGGTGACGAACACCATGTCGGCGCCGCGCAGCAGCTCCTCGATGTCGTCCTTGGCGTCGTCGGCAGCCTTGCGCCCCACTTCGGGGTCTGCACCTGCGCCGAGCCCACGGGTCGAGTCGCGGCCGACGTCGAGCTTGACGTCGGCGTCGCTCATCAGCAGTGCCTGTGCGTCGGTATTGATGGCGATGAACTCGACGCCCTTGAGGCCCTGTTCGATCATCCGGTTGACGGCGTTGACACCGCCGCCGCCGATACCAACCACCTTGATTACCGCGAGGTAGTTATGCGGGGGGGTCATGGTTCGTCTTCCTCCCAGGTTGGGTTGTTCATGGCCGCCGAACCCTCCTCCTGCAAACTCTCAACCTCAACCATAGGCTTAGAGTTATGTCAAGTAGTTCCGCGCAAACAGAACGGTAGGGCGCCAACGCCGGTGATCGCGGCAGGCGCGCCGACGCGCCACGCGGCAATTTTCCGTCGAACTACTTGACAGTGGGCAGATCTGGGCTGGACACGTCGTACGTATGCCCCGGCTGGGTCAGCAGGGCGGCCAGCTTCAGCGCCTTCTCATCGGTCCGATCGTTGGTCCCCCACACCACCACTCGGCCATCGGCCAGCGTCAGCGCGATCGAGGCCACCGAGGGGGCCGCGATCCGGCCCACCTGTGCCACCACATCCGGCGGCAGGGCCAACATCACCTCGAGCGCAGCCTTGGTGGCCGGATCGGCCGGGCCCGGATTGTCGGCATCCAGATACGGCAACGTCGGCGGCGGCGGTTCGGTGGCGAAATCGACACCGTCGCGGTCGAACAGATGCGGACCGTCGGGATAGTCCTTGACCACCACCGGCACCCGCTCGACCACCGTGATCCGCAGGGTCGACGGATATTCGCGCTGCACCCGGGCGGTGGCGACACGCCGGATCATGGCCACCCGCTCGGCGATCGCGTCCGTGTCGATCTGCAACAGCGGCGTGCCGGGTGCCACCGCGGCGGCCGCCAGCACCTGCTCCTGCGGCACAGCGGCCACGCCGTTGACCACCACATTGCGCGCCGACATCGCCGGTGTGAAGTACAGAACCAGACCCAGGGCCACTGCGACCACACTGACCAATGCGGACCAGAGCAGCACCTTCAGACCACGAATAGTGCCGCGGGCCACCGCATTCGGAGCGTCCGAGGGCTGCCCGTTCACCTTGCGCTTGGCCTCGCGGCGAGCATGCTCGATCGCCACGGCCCGGTCCCGCGCAACCCGGCGCTCCTCGCGTTCGCGGCGGGCGCGGCGGCGGGGGCCCTCATAGTCGGCTTCCGCCGCGGGCGGCGAATTAGGCCCTGCCGCGGGCGGCGAATTAGGCCCCGCCGCGGGCGGCACATCAGCCCCTCCCGCGGGCTCCCCGGACTCAGCCGCGCTCTCGCCGGACTCAGCCGGACCGGGTTCCTCTTGAACCGGGCCGGATTCCACCGCAGCAGTTTCCTCGGCGGCCTCGTCGGGACCGCCGGGGCCCGTCTCGTTCACGGCGAATCCGTCGATGAACTGCCCGGCGCACTGCGATTCGCCTTGATTCCGAGCTCGGTCACGATTTCCTTGCCCAGCATGGTGACGTCACCAGCACCCATGGTGAGCACCACGTCACCGGCGCGGGCCGAGGCGGCGACCGCGGCGGCGACCGCCGAGAAGTCGGGAACATAGGTGACCGGCGCGCTGACATGCTGGGCGACCGTGGCACCGCTGATACCGGGAAGCGGCTGCTCACGCGCTCCGTACACGTCGAGCACGAAGACCTCGTCGGCAGCACTTAGGGCCGTGCCGAACTCGAAAGCGAAAGTCGCTGTGCGCGAGTACAAGTGCGGCTGGAAAGCGACGATGACCCGGCCACCGGTCTGGTCCACGACCGTCCTGGCGGCCTCGAGGGTGGCCCGGACCTCGGTGGGATGGTGCGCATAGTCATCAAAGACCCGGACGCCGCCGAGTGACCCGACCAGTTCGAACCGCCGCCGTACCCCCTCGAATCCGGCGAGCCCGTCGAGCACGGCCTCGGCCGGCGCGCCCACCTCGACGGCGGCCAGCAGCGCACCGAGCGCGTTGAGCGCCATGTGCCGGCCGGGCACCGCGAGCCGGATCGCGCGCGGATGCGGCTCACCGGCAAGCTGGATATGCGCCACCGCCCCGGTCCCCTGCTGTTCCCAGCTCAGCAAGGTGCCGGCCAGCTCGCCGGCAGGCGTGCTGCCGTAGCGCAACACCCGGATCCCCAGTGAGTCAGTGTGTTCGGCGAGCGCTGCGGCCCCGGGATCGTCGGTGCAGACCACGAGCGCGCCGCCGGGCGCGATGCGATCGACGAATGCGGAGAACACCGCGGTATAGGCCTGCTCGCTACCGAAGAAATCCAGGTGGTCGGCCTCGATGTTGGTGACCACCGCGACATTCGGGGTGTACTCCAGCAGTGAGCCGTCACTCTCGTCGGCCTCGGCGACAAAGCACGTCCCGCTGCCGTGATGGGCGTTGGTGCCCGCCTCGCCCAGTTCGCCACCCACCGCGAACGACGGGTCGAAACCGCTGTGCTGCAACGCCACGATGAGCATCGACGTTGTCGTGGTCTTGCCGTGG from Mycobacterium sp. DL440 includes the following:
- a CDS encoding cell division protein FtsQ/DivIB, which translates into the protein MNETGPGGPDEAAEETAAVESGPVQEEPGPAESGESAAESGEPAGGADVPPAAGPNSPPAAGPNSPPAAEADYEGPRRRARREREERRVARDRAVAIEHARREAKRKVNGQPSDAPNAVARGTIRGLKVLLWSALVSVVAVALGLVLYFTPAMSARNVVVNGVAAVPQEQVLAAAAVAPGTPLLQIDTDAIAERVAMIRRVATARVQREYPSTLRITVVERVPVVVKDYPDGPHLFDRDGVDFATEPPPPTLPYLDADNPGPADPATKAALEVMLALPPDVVAQVGRIAAPSVASIALTLADGRVVVWGTNDRTDEKALKLAALLTQPGHTYDVSSPDLPTVK
- the murC gene encoding UDP-N-acetylmuramate--L-alanine ligase, producing the protein MVGIGGAGMSGVARILLDRGGLVSGSDAKESRGVVALRARGAEVRIGHDASSLDLLPGGPTAVVTTHAAIPKTNPELVEARRRGIPVILRPVVLAKLMAGYTTLMVTGTHGKTTTTSMLIVALQHSGFDPSFAVGGELGEAGTNAHHGSGTCFVAEADESDGSLLEYTPNVAVVTNIEADHLDFFGSEQAYTAVFSAFVDRIAPGGALVVCTDDPGAAALAEHTDSLGIRVLRYGSTPAGELAGTLLSWEQQGTGAVAHIQLAGEPHPRAIRLAVPGRHMALNALGALLAAVEVGAPAEAVLDGLAGFEGVRRRFELVGSLGGVRVFDDYAHHPTEVRATLEAARTVVDQTGGRVIVAFQPHLYSRTATFAFEFGTALSAADEVFVLDVYGAREQPLPGISGATVAQHVSAPVTYVPDFSAVAAAVAASARAGDVVLTMGAGDVTMLGKEIVTELGIKANRSAPGSSSTDSP